A stretch of the Arachis stenosperma cultivar V10309 chromosome 6, arast.V10309.gnm1.PFL2, whole genome shotgun sequence genome encodes the following:
- the LOC130934374 gene encoding protein PHYTOCHROME KINASE SUBSTRATE 4 — translation MEPTTTTVVKAIPIPNSSSPPPTIIMRRDRDASFSSYLKPHHLLHHNHQIDDLDDDDDDDESTTELSIFDAHKYFNSEDNNNNNNEIPNKVTIISNNRVSPLSIIPTHDDTTIAPEKAANTVGTTATATRYSSASSSVDGGGYRARSLNGTATPSEASWNSQAGLLSHTNNSGGGGAATQPSLRDSNGLNKKLKDSLSKPIWILRRKCPCRGKKSVQVKEYTTKVPQPPPQPEPEPLIINTVSVAAAKNPKSVSLIAPNKNWVAENVVTATNSNSASKRFHTHRVVASTSLAMVPFSDGFTFPVLNAKPHPRNGVVSRQEGGDNEDDQLPRDSLEVFQPPDDVEPTSDPPEGIAVGGGGDGDEDEVDDGASDASSDLFEIESFSTGGAMQTTCPVVFRREPCNSGGNGFFYGGGGGRRRSMDEGSTATMTECYEPSEASVEWSVTTAEGCYEESIVDGGGGGGVDMAAETVGEKWKKKAGSSLAVNGALLIGGCRSEKAVSVGRQAQPVRKFGGGGCGQSGATCGSRHVNVKNMNVIVNSGGNGGSRVPLGSCNKPPLPHHHTTNTTPCISLAFAT, via the coding sequence atggaaccaacaacaacaacagtgGTGAAGGCTATTCCAATTCCAAACTCATCATCACCACCACCAACCATCATCATGAGACGAGACAGAgatgcttctttttcttcttatctCAAACCACATCATCTTCTGCATCATAACCATCAAATTGATGatcttgatgatgatgatgatgatgatgaatccACCACTGAGCTCAGCATTTTCGATGCACACAAGTACTTCAACAGCGAagataataataacaataataatgagaTCCCAAATAAAGTTACCATCATCAGCAACAACAGAGTCTCTCCTctctccatcatccccactcaTGATGACACCACCATTGCTCCAGAGAAGGCCGCTAACACAGTAGGAACTACCGCCACCGCCACCAGATACTCCTCCGCTTCATCCTCCGTGGACGGTGGTGGCTACAGAGCAAGATCGTTGAACGGCACAGCAACACCATCAGAAGCCAGCTGGAACAGCCAGGCAGGTTTGCTCTCTCACACTAACAACTCCGGCGGCGGCGGTGCTGCCACCCAACCTTCCTTGAGAGACTCCAACGGTCTGAACAAGAAGCTCAAGGACTCACTATCAAAACCGATTTGGATCTTGAGAAGAAAATGCCCATGCAGAGGGAAAAAATCAGTGCAAGTTAAAGAATACACCACAAAAGTtccacaaccaccaccacaaccgGAGCCAGAACCGTTAATTATAAACACTGTGTCAGTGGCGGCAGCGAAGAACCCTAAGAGTGTTTCGCTCATTGCACCAAACAAGAATTGGGTTGCAGAAAACGTCGTAACCGCAACAAACTCCAATTCAGCTTCTAAGAGATTTCACACACACCGAGTTGTAGCGTCAACATCACTGGCGATGGTACCATTTAGCGATGGATTCACTTTCCCGGTTCTGAACGCGAAACCGCACCCTCGAAACGGCGTTGTTTCACGCCAAGAAGGAGGAGATAATGAGGACGACCAACTGCCACGTGATTCGTTGGAGGTTTTCCAACCGCCTGACGACGTAGAGCCGACCTCGGATCCTCCTGAGGGGATAGCCGTTGGAGGCGGCGGAGATGGCGATGAGGATGAAGTTGACGATGGCGCCAGCGATGCGAGCTCCGATCTGTTCGAGATCGAGAGCTTCTCCACCGGCGGCGCCATGCAAACTACGTGTCCCGTTGTGTTCCGTCGCGAGCCTTGCAACAGTGGTGGAAACGGCTTCTTTTACGGCGGAGGAGGTGGTCGGCGGAGGAGCATGGATGAGGGGTCCACGGCGACGATGACGGAGTGCTACGAGCCAAGCGAGGCGAGCGTGGAGTGGAGCGTGACGACGGCAGAGGGTTGCTACGAAGAGAGCATCGTAGACggcggaggaggaggaggagttgATATGGCGGCGGAGACGGTGGGGGAGAAGTGGAAGAAAAAAGCAGGTTCGTCTTTGGCGGTAAACGGGGCGCTGCTGATTGGAGGGTGTCGGAGCGAGAAGGCGGTAAGCGTAGGGCGGCAGGCGCAGCCAGTGAGGAAGTTTGGTGGTGGTGGCTGCGGACAGAGTGGGGCCACGTGTGGTTCGAGGCACGTGAATGTTAAGAATATGAATGTGATTGTAAATAGTGGTGGTAATGGTGGAAGTAGGGTACCGTTAGGTTCTTGTAATAAGCCACCCCTTCCTCATCATCACACCACCAACACCACACCGTGCATCTCTCTAGCTTTTGCTACTTAA